The sequence GTGCACGGTCACCACCGGGGCCCGGTCGCCGAACGCCGCCCGCAGCGCGCCGGGCACGCTCGGCACGGTCGCGGTCCGTACACCCTGGCGCAGGGTCCGCTGCCAGGCCCGGTAGAGCCGGTCCAGCGAGGTCACGTCCACCACGTGCGCGGCGATGCCCTCCTCCGCCAGCTCCGCAGCCGCCGCGAGCACCTCCGGCAGCACCGCGCCGGAGCCGGCCAGGGTGACCACCGGGGCGTCCGCCAGCTGCGGGTACGCCTGGTGCGCGTCGACCAGCCGGTACGCCCCGGCGACCACCTGCCGCCGCAGCACCGCGTCGGAGATCCGGGCCCGGGCCGCCTCGAACGGCGCCTGGTCGATCGGCCGGGTGCTCAGCCGGAAGTAGTACGCCCCGTCCTCGGCCGGCGCGGCGGTGGCCGCCGGCGTCGACCCGCCGGCCATCTGCCCGAGCGCGTCGCAGAGCAGCCAGTCCAGGCTGGCCGCGTACGCCGGCTCGAGGAAGGTGACGCCGGGCAGTTCCAGACCGACGGAGGCGGTGATGGTCGACTGGTGGGCGCCGCCCTCGGGAGCGAGGGTGATGCCCGACGGGGTGCCGGCAACCACGAACCGGGAGCCCGAGTAGGTGCCGTAGAGGAAGGCGTCCAGGCCGCGCAGCACGAACGGGTCGTAGACGGTGCCGATCGGCAGCAGCGGCTGCCCCGACAGGTCCCACGACAGGCCGAGCTGCCCGAGCAGCAGGAACAGGTTCATCTCCGAGATGCCCAGCTCGATGTGCTGGCCGGCGGGGCTCTCCGTCCAGCGCAGCATCCGGTCCTCGGTCCACGAACGCTGCTCGGTGGGGGCGAAGACGCCGGTCTTGTTGATGAACCCGGCGAGGTTGGTGGAGGTGGCCACGTCCGGCGCGGTGGTCACCAGGTACGGCGCGACGGCGGGGTCCCGGGCCAGGTCGACCAGCACCCGGCCGAAGACCTCCTGGGTGGAGACGGGCTTGTTGGCGCGTACCCGGGTGGTCTCCGGGACGGTGACCCCCAGCGACCGCTCGCGGGGCGCGCGGGACAGCGCCTCCCGGCGCTCGCCGGCCCGGATGCCGGCGTGCGACGCCGGGTCCAGGCGGTCCCACTCGGTCTCCGCGGTCAGACCGTTGGCGGCGCGCAACGCGTCGACCTGCTCGGTGCTGAGCAGCGCGGAGTGGTTGCGCGGGTTGCCGGCGATCGGCAGCCCCCACCCCTTGACGGTGTACGCGAAGACCACGCTGGGCCGGTCGGTCACCGCGTCGCACTGCGCGTACGCGTCGAGCATGGCTTCCAGGTCGTGCCCGCCCAGGTCGGTCACCAGCGGGCCCAGCTCGTCGTCTCCGATGTCCGCGACGAAGGCGCCCACCTCGGCCGGCGCGCCGTCGAGGAACTGCTTGCGCAGGGCCGGCCCGGCCAGCCCGAACAGCGACTGGTACTGCTCGTTGGGCATCAGGTCGATCCAGTCGCGCAGCGCCTCGCCGCCCGGCCGGGCGTACGCCTCGGCGAGCTTGCGGCCGTACTTGACCTCCACGACGTGCCAGCCGGCGGCCTCGAACTGGCCCCGCCACTGGTTGATCCGGATGCCGGGGACGACCCGGTCGAGCGACTGGCGGTTGAAGTCGACCAGCCACATCACGTTGCCCAGCCCGGTGGTGGCCGGGTCGGCGACGGCCTCCCAGATGTTCCCCTCGTCCAGCTCGGCGTCGCCGATCAGGGCGACGAACCGGGAGTGCGGACGCGCCCCGAAGTGCGCGTCGACGTAGCGGCGGGTGACCGCGGCGAAGAGCGGCGCGGCGGCGCCGAGCCCGACGGAGCCGGTGGAGAAGTCCACCTCGTCCGGGTCCTTGGTGCGCGACGGGTACGACTGGAGCCCGCCCCGCGCCCGCAGCTTCGGCAGGTACGACCGGTCCAGGTTGCCCAGCAGGTACTGGATGGCGTGGAACACCGGCGAGGCGTGCGGCTTGACCGCGACCCGGTCCTCGGCGTCGAGGTGGGCGAACCAGAGCGCGGTCATCGCGGTGACCAGCGAGGCGCTGGAGGCCTGGTGGCCGCCGACCTTCACCCCGTCGCCGTTGTCCCGGTCGTGGTTGGCCGCGTCCACGATCCGGGTGGCGAGCCAGAGCACCCGCCGCTGGATCTCGTCGAGGACGTCGAGGTCGTGCTGGTTCACGGTGACTCCATCCGGGCGTCGCCGTTGACGCCCTCGCGAGGGGTGACGCGGATCGCGCGTACTCGGGGGAAGCGGGGAAGGCCGCCGCCGGGTTGCGACGGCGGCCTTCGACGTGTCGGGCTCAGCCCTGGGCGCCCAGGCGCTCCAGGATCAGCTCGCGGACGGTCTTGGCGTCGGCCTGGCCGCGGGTGGTCTTCATGACCGCGCCGACCAGCGCGCCGGCCGCGGCGACCTTGCCGCTGCGGATCTTGTCCGCGACCTCCGGGTTGGCGGCGATGGCCTCGTCCACGGCGGCGGTGAGCGCGCCGGTGTCGGAGACGACCTCCAGGTTCCGGTTGGCCATGATCTCGGTCGGCGAGCCCTCGCCGGCCACCACGCCCTCCAGGACGGTACGGGCCAGCTTGTCGTTGAGCCTGCCCGCGTCGACCAGGCCCTGGAGCTCGGCGACCTGCGCCGGGGTGGCGCCGACGTCGGCCAGCTCGATGCCGGCCTCGTTGGCCCGCCGGGACAGCTCACCCAGCCACCACTTGCGGGCGGCGGCCGGAGTCGCGCCGGCGGCGATGGTGGCCTCGATCAGCTCCACCGCGCCGGCGTTGAGCACCGACTGCATGTCCAGGTCGGACAGGCCCCACACCTGCTGCAGCCGGCGTCGGTGCAGCCGGGGCAGCTCCGGCAGGGCGGCCTTCAGCTCGGCCACCCAGGCGGTGTCCGGGGCGAGCGGCACCAGGTCCGGCTCCGGGAAGTACCGGTAGTCGGTGGCGGTCTCCTTGGACCGGCCCGGCGTGGTGTCGCCGGTGTCCTCGTGGAAGTGCCGGGTCTCCTGGGTGATCTTCCCGCCGGCGTCGAGCACGGCGGCCTGCCGCAGCATCTCCGAGCGGACCGCCCGCTCCACCGAGCGCAGCGAGTTGACGTTCTTGGTCTCGGTGCGGGTGCCCCACTCCTCGCCGGGCAGGTTGAGGGAGGTGTTCACGTCGCAGCGCAGCGAGCCCTCCTCCATCCGCACGTCGGAGACGCCCAGCGAGCGGAGCACGTCGCGCAGCTCGGTGACGTACGCCCGGGCCACGTCCGGCGCCAGCGCGCCGGTGCCCGGGACCGGCCTGGTGACGATCTCCACCAGCGGGATGCCGGCGCGGTTGTAGTCGACCAGCGACTCGGTCGCGCCGTGGATGCGGCCGGTGGCGCCACCGACGTGCAGCGTCTTGCCGGTGTCCTCCTCCAGGTGCACCCGCTCGATGCCGATCCGCACCAGCTCGCCGCCGATCTCGACGTCCAGGTAGCCGTCGAAGCACAGCGGCTCGTCGTACTGGCTGATCTGGAAGTCCTTCGGCATGTCCGGGTAGAAGTAGTTCTTCCGGGCGAACCGGCACCACTCGGCGATGGAGCAGTTCAGCGCCAGACCGATCCGGATGGTCGCCTCGATGGCCGCCTTGTTGGCCACCGGCAGCGAGCCGGGCAGGCCCAGGCAGACCGGGCAGACCCGGGTGTTCGGCTCGCCGCCGAAGTCGGTCGGGCAGCCGCAGAACATCTTGGTGTTCGTGCCCAGCTCGACGTGGGTCTCCAGGCCGATCACCGGTTCGTAGCGCGCGACGACCTCGTCGTACGCGGGCAGTGTCGTGGTCATCTGAGCTCCTGCCTCACAGCGCCGGTGGGGTGAACGTGCCGACCACGGACTCCAGCGCGGCGGCGACCCGGTACATCCGGTCGTCGGCCATCGTCGGGGCCATCACCTGCAGGCCGACGGGGAGCCCGTCGGAGAGGCCGCAGGGCACCGAGATGCCCGGGCCGCCGTACAGGTTGGTCGGGATGGTGAACAGGTCCGCCAGGTACATCTGGTAGGGGTCCGAGGTGCGCGCGCCGATCGGGAACGCCACGAACGGGGTGGTCGGCGAGATCAGCGCGTCGACCCGCTCGAAGGCGGCGGTGAAGTCCCGGGTGATCAGGGTGCGGACCTTCTGCGCCTGCCCGTAGTAGGCGTCGTAGTAGCCCGAGGAGAGGGCGTAGGTGCCGATCATGATGCGCCGCTTGACCTCGGCGCCGAAGCCGGCCTCCCGGGTCAGCGACATGACCTCCTCCAGCGACCGGTTGCCGTCGTCGCCGACCCGCAGGCCGAACCGGACGCCGTCGAACCGGGCCAGGTTGGAGGAGCACTCGCTGGGCGCGATCAGGTAGTACGCCGGCAGGGCGTACCGGAAGTGCGGGCAGGACACCTCGACGATCTCGGCGCCCAGCTTGGCCAGGGTGTCGACCGACTCGCGGAAGGCGGCCATCACGCCCGGCTCCGCGCCCTCCCCGGTCAACTCGGTGACGATGCCGAGCTTCACGCCGGTCAGGTCGCCGGTGGCGCCGAGCTTCGCGGCGGCCACCACGTCCGGCACCGGGGCCGGGATGGAGGTCGAGTCCCGCGGGTCGTGCCCGCCGATCACCTGGTGCAGCAGCGCGGCGTCGAGCACCGTACGGGCACACGGGCCGGGGGTGTCCAGCGACGAGGAGAACGCCACCAGGCCGTACCGGGAGGTGCCGCCGTAGGTGGGCTTCGCGCCGACGGTGCCGGTGACCGCGCCAGGCTGGCGGATCGAGCCGCCGGTGTCCGAGCCGATCGCCAGCGGCGCCTCGTAGGCGGCCAGCGCGGCGGCGCTGCCGCCACCCGAGCCGCCCGGGATCCGGTCCAGGTCCCACGGGTTGTGGGTCGGGCCGTACGCGGAGTACTCGGTGGAGGAGCCCATCGCGAACTCGTCCATGTTGGTCTTGCCGAGCATCACCGTGCCGGCGTCGCGCAGCCGCTGCACGATCGTCGAGTCGTACGGCGGGCGCCACCCCTCGAGGATCTTGGACCCGACGGTGGTCGGCACGCCCTTGGTGGTGAGCACGTCCTTGACGGCGACCGGCACGCCGGCCAGCGGGCCCAGCTCCTCGCCGGCGGCCCGGCGCTCGTCGACCGCGCGGGCGGCGGCCAGCGCACCCTCGGTGTCGACGTGCAGGAAGGCGTGCACCTGGTCGTCGACGGCGGCGATCCGGCCCAGGTGGGCCTGCGTCA comes from Micromonospora purpureochromogenes and encodes:
- the gatB gene encoding Asp-tRNA(Asn)/Glu-tRNA(Gln) amidotransferase subunit GatB; translated protein: MTTTLPAYDEVVARYEPVIGLETHVELGTNTKMFCGCPTDFGGEPNTRVCPVCLGLPGSLPVANKAAIEATIRIGLALNCSIAEWCRFARKNYFYPDMPKDFQISQYDEPLCFDGYLDVEIGGELVRIGIERVHLEEDTGKTLHVGGATGRIHGATESLVDYNRAGIPLVEIVTRPVPGTGALAPDVARAYVTELRDVLRSLGVSDVRMEEGSLRCDVNTSLNLPGEEWGTRTETKNVNSLRSVERAVRSEMLRQAAVLDAGGKITQETRHFHEDTGDTTPGRSKETATDYRYFPEPDLVPLAPDTAWVAELKAALPELPRLHRRRLQQVWGLSDLDMQSVLNAGAVELIEATIAAGATPAAARKWWLGELSRRANEAGIELADVGATPAQVAELQGLVDAGRLNDKLARTVLEGVVAGEGSPTEIMANRNLEVVSDTGALTAAVDEAIAANPEVADKIRSGKVAAAGALVGAVMKTTRGQADAKTVRELILERLGAQG
- a CDS encoding transketolase-like TK C-terminal-containing protein — protein: MNQHDLDVLDEIQRRVLWLATRIVDAANHDRDNGDGVKVGGHQASSASLVTAMTALWFAHLDAEDRVAVKPHASPVFHAIQYLLGNLDRSYLPKLRARGGLQSYPSRTKDPDEVDFSTGSVGLGAAAPLFAAVTRRYVDAHFGARPHSRFVALIGDAELDEGNIWEAVADPATTGLGNVMWLVDFNRQSLDRVVPGIRINQWRGQFEAAGWHVVEVKYGRKLAEAYARPGGEALRDWIDLMPNEQYQSLFGLAGPALRKQFLDGAPAEVGAFVADIGDDELGPLVTDLGGHDLEAMLDAYAQCDAVTDRPSVVFAYTVKGWGLPIAGNPRNHSALLSTEQVDALRAANGLTAETEWDRLDPASHAGIRAGERREALSRAPRERSLGVTVPETTRVRANKPVSTQEVFGRVLVDLARDPAVAPYLVTTAPDVATSTNLAGFINKTGVFAPTEQRSWTEDRMLRWTESPAGQHIELGISEMNLFLLLGQLGLSWDLSGQPLLPIGTVYDPFVLRGLDAFLYGTYSGSRFVVAGTPSGITLAPEGGAHQSTITASVGLELPGVTFLEPAYAASLDWLLCDALGQMAGGSTPAATAAPAEDGAYYFRLSTRPIDQAPFEAARARISDAVLRRQVVAGAYRLVDAHQAYPQLADAPVVTLAGSGAVLPEVLAAAAELAEEGIAAHVVDVTSLDRLYRAWQRTLRQGVRTATVPSVPGALRAAFGDRAPVVTVHDAASHAMAWLGSALGVPAVPLGVDEFGQSGSVRELYELHDLLPGSIVNAALAALSLR
- the gatA gene encoding Asp-tRNA(Asn)/Glu-tRNA(Gln) amidotransferase subunit GatA: MSDLTRMTATEIAGLVASGETSAVEVTQAHLGRIAAVDDQVHAFLHVDTEGALAAARAVDERRAAGEELGPLAGVPVAVKDVLTTKGVPTTVGSKILEGWRPPYDSTIVQRLRDAGTVMLGKTNMDEFAMGSSTEYSAYGPTHNPWDLDRIPGGSGGGSAAALAAYEAPLAIGSDTGGSIRQPGAVTGTVGAKPTYGGTSRYGLVAFSSSLDTPGPCARTVLDAALLHQVIGGHDPRDSTSIPAPVPDVVAAAKLGATGDLTGVKLGIVTELTGEGAEPGVMAAFRESVDTLAKLGAEIVEVSCPHFRYALPAYYLIAPSECSSNLARFDGVRFGLRVGDDGNRSLEEVMSLTREAGFGAEVKRRIMIGTYALSSGYYDAYYGQAQKVRTLITRDFTAAFERVDALISPTTPFVAFPIGARTSDPYQMYLADLFTIPTNLYGGPGISVPCGLSDGLPVGLQVMAPTMADDRMYRVAAALESVVGTFTPPAL